The following are from one region of the Moritella sp. 24 genome:
- the hemC gene encoding hydroxymethylbilane synthase, producing MTTETLRIATRKSPLAMWQAEFVKARLEAIHQNLTVELIPMVTKGDIILDTPLAKVGGKGLFVKELEVAMLENRADIAVHSMKDVPVEFPEGLGLEVICEREDPRDAFVSNTYRQIEELPPGAIVGTCSLRRECQLSEARPDLKIMNLRGNVNTRLNKLDNKDYDAIILAAAGLKRLDMEYRIASYIEPEQSLPAVGQGAVGIECRVDDERVKALLAPLNHPLTSDRVWAERAMNLALEGGCQVPIGSYALIDGDELWLRGLVGKPDGTEVIRAEIRGDRKNARQLGLALADDLLSQGAKEILAAVYNPTDA from the coding sequence ATGACTACTGAAACTCTAAGAATTGCGACTCGTAAAAGCCCATTAGCAATGTGGCAGGCTGAATTTGTAAAAGCCCGTCTAGAAGCGATCCATCAAAACCTGACTGTTGAATTAATTCCAATGGTAACAAAAGGTGACATCATTTTAGATACGCCTTTAGCAAAAGTGGGTGGTAAAGGTCTTTTTGTAAAAGAACTTGAAGTAGCAATGCTTGAAAACCGTGCTGATATTGCAGTCCATTCGATGAAAGATGTTCCAGTTGAGTTTCCTGAAGGTTTAGGCTTAGAAGTCATTTGTGAGCGTGAAGACCCACGTGACGCTTTTGTTTCAAATACTTACCGCCAAATAGAAGAACTACCACCAGGCGCAATCGTTGGTACATGTAGCTTACGCCGTGAATGCCAACTCAGTGAAGCGCGTCCAGATCTAAAGATCATGAACTTACGTGGTAACGTTAATACGCGTTTGAACAAACTTGATAACAAAGATTATGATGCGATTATTCTAGCTGCAGCTGGTCTAAAACGTCTCGATATGGAATACCGTATCGCGAGTTATATTGAACCAGAGCAAAGTTTACCAGCAGTAGGTCAAGGCGCTGTAGGTATTGAATGTCGCGTTGATGATGAACGTGTAAAAGCACTATTAGCCCCTTTGAATCACCCTTTAACCAGTGATCGTGTATGGGCAGAACGCGCAATGAACTTAGCACTTGAAGGTGGTTGTCAGGTACCAATCGGTAGCTACGCACTTATCGATGGTGATGAATTATGGTTACGTGGACTTGTTGGTAAGCCTGATGGCACTGAAGTTATTCGTGCAGAAATCCGCGGTGACCGCAAAAATGCGCGTCAATTAGGATTAGCACTTGCTGACGACTTACTTTCACAAGGTGCAAAAGAAATTTTAGCTGCAGTTTATAACCCAACTGACGCATGA
- a CDS encoding copper resistance protein CopA has product MFKQITLAIALSAALSSPTFAHGDDHCKDTQLGGVMKEMSDDLKSYVGAFKRNDQALMQAQVAKLLNNTNKAKDEIPLKLQKDMSNMKGMDHSNMADMPNMKGMDHSNMVNMEGMDHATHMQHMAYLESMDKLTQLFNQLQNTTSKNEVKAILGNIKQHIKKSHKTFRLNCD; this is encoded by the coding sequence ATGTTTAAACAGATCACATTAGCAATCGCACTAAGCGCAGCACTCAGTTCACCAACCTTCGCCCACGGCGATGACCACTGCAAAGACACTCAACTTGGTGGTGTAATGAAAGAAATGAGTGATGACTTAAAATCTTATGTCGGTGCATTTAAACGCAATGACCAAGCCTTAATGCAAGCACAAGTCGCTAAATTGTTGAATAACACTAATAAAGCGAAAGATGAAATACCATTAAAACTACAGAAAGACATGTCGAATATGAAAGGCATGGACCACAGCAACATGGCCGATATGCCAAACATGAAAGGTATGGACCACAGCAACATGGTTAATATGGAAGGTATGGATCATGCTACACATATGCAGCATATGGCTTATCTAGAAAGCATGGATAAACTAACGCAATTGTTTAATCAATTACAAAACACCACATCAAAAAATGAAGTCAAAGCAATACTTGGAAACATCAAACAGCATATTAAAAAAAGCCATAAAACCTTCCGTCTGAATTGTGATTAA